Proteins encoded in a region of the Haloarcula sp. CBA1129 genome:
- a CDS encoding phosphoribosylamine--glycine ligase, with product MANFLFCSLDAALIGDIAWQVAKEGHDVRYYIEADSDQEIADGFVPKTDDWRGDLDWTDVVIFDDIWVGSDIGTGEIAQQLRADGHAVVGGTPNTDTLEEDRGYAMEVLEDHGVNTIEHHVFEDFDAGIQHVQSNPAPYVIKPLGEVQNVKRLLYVGNEDDGSDIVDVLRAYKKAWGHRMKGFQLQRKVEGVEIAVCGFFNGESFVEPINFNFEHKKLFPGNIGPSTGEMGTSMFWAGRNELFTETLGKVEDWLADEGYVGSIDINCIVNDSGIYPLEFTPRFGYPTITLQEESFESGTGQFFLDLANGRDPGLAVHGGYQIAVRVVLPPFPFDDAETYDENSRNAAVVFQSDSREGIHIEDAKRVEGQWRVAGESGMPLVVTGKGETMQAAREQAYERIDDILIPNLYYRDDIGERWVDGDGDRLQAWGYLGPAT from the coding sequence ATGGCAAACTTTCTCTTCTGTTCGCTTGACGCAGCACTCATCGGCGATATTGCTTGGCAAGTCGCCAAAGAAGGCCACGACGTTCGATACTATATAGAGGCCGACAGCGATCAGGAGATCGCCGACGGATTCGTCCCGAAAACCGACGACTGGCGCGGGGACCTCGATTGGACCGATGTCGTCATCTTCGACGATATCTGGGTCGGCAGCGATATCGGTACCGGCGAGATTGCACAGCAACTCCGAGCCGACGGCCACGCCGTCGTTGGCGGGACACCCAACACGGACACGCTCGAAGAGGACCGCGGCTACGCCATGGAGGTCCTCGAAGACCACGGTGTCAACACTATCGAGCATCACGTCTTCGAGGACTTCGACGCCGGCATCCAGCACGTCCAATCGAATCCGGCTCCGTACGTCATCAAACCGCTCGGAGAAGTCCAGAACGTCAAGCGACTCCTCTACGTCGGCAACGAGGACGACGGCAGCGACATCGTCGACGTCCTTCGCGCCTACAAGAAAGCGTGGGGGCACCGCATGAAGGGCTTCCAACTGCAGCGGAAAGTCGAGGGTGTCGAAATCGCCGTCTGTGGGTTCTTCAACGGCGAATCGTTCGTCGAGCCGATCAACTTCAACTTCGAGCACAAGAAACTGTTCCCGGGCAACATCGGGCCCTCGACCGGCGAGATGGGGACCTCGATGTTCTGGGCCGGACGGAACGAACTGTTCACGGAGACACTCGGCAAGGTGGAAGACTGGCTTGCCGACGAGGGCTACGTCGGCAGCATCGACATCAACTGTATCGTCAACGACAGCGGTATCTATCCGTTAGAGTTCACACCGCGATTTGGGTATCCCACAATCACGCTGCAAGAGGAGTCCTTCGAATCCGGAACGGGGCAGTTCTTCCTCGACCTAGCGAACGGACGTGATCCCGGCCTTGCGGTCCACGGTGGGTATCAGATCGCGGTCCGAGTCGTCCTCCCGCCGTTCCCGTTCGACGACGCGGAGACCTACGACGAGAACTCCCGCAACGCTGCGGTCGTCTTCCAGTCCGACAGCCGCGAGGGCATCCACATCGAGGACGCAAAGCGGGTCGAAGGGCAGTGGCGGGTTGCCGGCGAGAGCGGGATGCCACTGGTCGTGACGGGCAAAGGCGAAACGATGCAGGCGGCGCGGGAGCAGGCCTACGAGCGTATCGATGACATTCTCATCCCTAATCTGTACTACCGCGACGACATCGGCGAGCGTTGGGTCGACGGTGATGGGGATCGTTTGCAGGCGTGGGGCTATCTCGGCCCGGCTACGTAA